A stretch of Chthonomonas sp. DNA encodes these proteins:
- the sucD gene encoding succinate--CoA ligase subunit alpha, with translation MAVLVDKNTKVLVAGMTGKEGTFHAQQMIEYGTQVVGGVTPGKGGIEHLGRPVFNSFAEAKAATGADAALIFVPAPFAADSVLEAEAAGIPFVTLITEGVPILDMLRVVNRLDANGTTRLLGGNCAGIITPGECKMGIMPGHIFSQGPIGMVSRSGTLTYEIAWELTRAGLGQTTCVGIGGDPLPGTRFLEVMQLFEADPSTQAVVMVGEIGGSDEESAAEFIKTMRKPVVSFISGRTAPPGKRMGHAGAIISGNTGTPQSKVDALLAAGAAVADKTSDVPGLVKIALEKVTALR, from the coding sequence ATGGCAGTCCTGGTAGATAAGAACACCAAGGTCCTCGTTGCGGGCATGACCGGCAAAGAAGGTACTTTTCACGCCCAGCAAATGATCGAGTACGGCACTCAGGTCGTAGGAGGCGTAACCCCGGGCAAGGGTGGCATCGAGCACCTCGGACGCCCAGTCTTCAACTCTTTTGCCGAAGCCAAGGCAGCTACTGGCGCAGACGCGGCACTCATTTTCGTTCCTGCGCCGTTCGCGGCAGACTCGGTCCTGGAAGCGGAAGCCGCGGGAATCCCGTTCGTGACGCTCATCACCGAAGGCGTTCCCATCTTGGACATGCTTCGTGTCGTCAACCGGCTTGACGCCAACGGAACCACCCGTCTGCTCGGCGGCAACTGCGCGGGCATCATCACCCCAGGCGAATGCAAGATGGGGATCATGCCGGGCCACATTTTCTCGCAGGGTCCCATCGGGATGGTCAGCCGAAGTGGCACCCTGACCTACGAAATTGCGTGGGAACTTACTCGGGCCGGCCTCGGTCAAACGACTTGTGTGGGCATCGGGGGCGATCCCTTGCCCGGCACAAGGTTCCTTGAAGTGATGCAGTTGTTCGAAGCTGACCCCAGCACCCAAGCGGTGGTGATGGTTGGTGAGATCGGTGGATCCGATGAAGAGAGCGCGGCGGAGTTCATTAAGACCATGCGCAAGCCGGTTGTGAGCTTCATCTCGGGCCGCACTGCCCCTCCGGGCAAGCGTATGGGACACGCTGGAGCCATCATCAGCGGAAACACGGGCACGCCCCAAAGTAAAGTCGATGCCTTGCTCGCAGCAGGCGCGGCAGTTGCCGACAAAACCAGCGATGTACCGGGTCTTGTGAAAATTGCACTCGAAAAGGTAACCGCTTTACGCTAA
- a CDS encoding RNA polymerase sigma factor: MKVFDRRRSQPDIDQWAKEHYQAVWAFCRRRVGMDLASDLTQDTFVTAEQKRSSYREDVPPRAWLFGIALNHCRNRARNLGREVQIDWLADTPAPKGADMIESEALRQALAKLSEDHRAVVILKEVEGLTYDEIGKVLDVPSGTVKSRLHHAFVQLRKELCTGSVEA; this comes from the coding sequence ATGAAGGTTTTTGACCGACGAAGAAGCCAGCCCGACATTGATCAGTGGGCCAAGGAGCATTACCAAGCGGTGTGGGCGTTTTGCCGACGCCGTGTGGGCATGGACCTGGCCTCGGATCTGACCCAAGACACGTTCGTGACTGCTGAGCAAAAGAGATCGAGCTACCGTGAGGACGTCCCGCCCAGAGCCTGGCTCTTCGGGATCGCCCTCAACCACTGTCGAAACCGGGCGAGGAACCTTGGCAGGGAAGTCCAGATCGATTGGCTGGCAGACACCCCCGCTCCGAAGGGGGCCGACATGATCGAGAGCGAGGCGCTCAGGCAAGCCTTGGCGAAGCTGAGCGAAGACCACCGAGCCGTCGTGATCCTGAAGGAAGTCGAAGGTCTCACGTACGATGAGATCGGAAAGGTGTTGGATGTGCCTAGCGGCACGGTCAAGTCCCGACTACACCACGCGTTTGTCCAATTGCGCAAGGAACTTTGTACTGGATCGGTGGAAGCATGA
- a CDS encoding DUF4349 domain-containing protein: MNDIRENLKAYLDGELSPEMAARVATALEQDEALRQEVQDMSRISFAFRHYDQAASQAPNEPAKKPESRRPWWRVKWAPMAAVGALVVIVAGSVVMSRPETFPKVASAAGAAAAVDEATAGAPTITPSMPGEAARPAAQIPESAANSEAGEYESQGIYPQDSPAAHAKSESRGRESVPNSAAAMASKRDVIRRAVLGLLVKSVQDSQTAIESLTTGWGGFIESADLNRQVETRVTASMVLRIPSNRFDVAMSALREIGEVQSENVSGEDVTGQRVDLEARLKTMRAEVESLRQILRQARRVGEVLEIRDRITQTQSEIESLTAQLAVLKDQSAYSTVSLTLTQRPSGSDVTLDKGNWSGDAFASAMENMRRFGRGLGEFLIHVLIYAPVWLPIALITVVILRRNASKS, encoded by the coding sequence ATGAACGACATTCGCGAGAATCTGAAGGCCTATCTCGATGGGGAACTCTCCCCCGAGATGGCCGCGCGGGTGGCGACAGCACTGGAACAGGACGAAGCTCTGCGGCAAGAGGTGCAAGACATGAGCAGAATCTCGTTTGCGTTTCGACACTATGATCAGGCGGCATCCCAGGCCCCGAACGAACCGGCCAAGAAGCCAGAATCGCGACGGCCTTGGTGGCGCGTCAAGTGGGCACCGATGGCGGCGGTCGGCGCACTGGTGGTTATCGTCGCCGGCTCGGTCGTGATGAGCAGACCTGAGACTTTCCCCAAAGTAGCAAGTGCGGCTGGAGCCGCTGCTGCAGTCGACGAGGCCACTGCTGGGGCACCGACGATCACGCCCTCGATGCCGGGAGAGGCTGCTCGTCCCGCTGCACAAATTCCGGAGTCTGCAGCTAATTCTGAGGCCGGAGAGTATGAAAGCCAAGGCATTTATCCACAGGACAGCCCCGCGGCTCATGCAAAGTCAGAATCCAGGGGACGAGAGTCCGTTCCCAACAGCGCTGCGGCCATGGCCTCCAAGCGCGATGTCATCCGACGTGCTGTCCTCGGCCTGCTGGTCAAGTCTGTTCAAGACTCCCAGACCGCCATCGAGAGCTTGACGACCGGTTGGGGCGGTTTCATTGAGAGCGCCGATCTGAATCGTCAAGTTGAGACCCGCGTGACCGCATCGATGGTGTTGCGTATCCCAAGTAATCGCTTCGATGTGGCCATGTCGGCACTCCGGGAGATCGGCGAGGTGCAATCCGAGAACGTCTCAGGTGAGGACGTGACCGGACAGCGCGTGGATCTTGAAGCGCGGCTCAAGACCATGAGGGCGGAAGTCGAGAGCCTCAGGCAGATTCTTCGTCAGGCACGTCGGGTGGGCGAAGTCTTGGAGATTCGTGACCGGATCACGCAAACCCAATCGGAAATCGAGTCTCTCACGGCTCAGTTGGCCGTCCTAAAGGATCAGTCTGCCTACTCCACCGTCAGCCTGACGCTGACCCAGCGACCGAGCGGGTCAGACGTCACTTTGGACAAAGGCAACTGGTCGGGCGACGCCTTTGCGAGTGCCATGGAGAACATGCGCCGGTTCGGGCGAGGGCTCGGCGAGTTCCTGATCCACGTGCTGATCTACGCGCCAGTGTGGCTACCGATCGCGCTCATCACGGTGGTGATCCTGCGCCGCAACGCCTCCAAATCATGA
- a CDS encoding GNAT family N-acetyltransferase: MGLTYHELGPADRAELVDLWSEVYNRGQQFEEGRLSRDFEMPVGVRYDNRLVAAASIHSFDFSRGSASLHGGGVAMVAVRPDSRGIGAGTALVRGVLESLHTHGYDLSVLYGFRERFYRPFGYELAGDSVLVRCPSHLFPKISPQLNVRRISPDELHLLQPAYDGFRANHAGIARRGPAEWQNRMGLRAPMIYGAGDPVEAYAWTSMEGGFFDEFQMGEFVWSTRRGYETILDCIRGLAFNRSAAKWTEPSPSPFQHRFADEGITFTNHRVAMWRIVNLPQALERLSGRGAGVFSLEVEDPRFPQVHGAWRVEFDASGTHVQRASGGTIKLKVGTLSQALMGQPSVTALMEMGMIESRDAAEFQAMQNLLTPQSVFCSEFF, translated from the coding sequence ATGGGATTGACTTACCACGAGCTCGGACCAGCGGACCGCGCGGAACTCGTGGACCTCTGGTCCGAAGTCTATAACCGCGGCCAGCAGTTCGAGGAAGGGCGGCTCAGCCGTGACTTCGAGATGCCCGTAGGGGTCCGGTACGACAACCGGTTGGTGGCCGCGGCCTCGATCCATTCGTTTGACTTTTCTCGCGGCAGCGCTTCGCTCCACGGGGGTGGAGTGGCGATGGTGGCAGTCCGCCCGGACAGTCGCGGCATTGGGGCGGGCACCGCCCTCGTCCGCGGCGTGCTCGAATCGCTTCATACCCATGGTTACGACCTCAGCGTCCTGTACGGGTTCCGCGAGCGGTTTTATCGTCCATTCGGTTACGAGCTTGCTGGTGACAGCGTGCTCGTCCGGTGCCCGAGCCACCTCTTCCCGAAGATTTCACCGCAGCTGAATGTGCGGCGAATCTCGCCCGATGAGCTGCATCTGCTCCAACCGGCGTACGATGGCTTCCGGGCGAACCACGCGGGCATCGCACGGCGCGGTCCAGCCGAGTGGCAGAACCGGATGGGGCTGCGCGCACCCATGATCTATGGCGCTGGCGACCCGGTCGAAGCGTATGCGTGGACGAGCATGGAGGGCGGCTTCTTCGACGAGTTCCAGATGGGTGAATTTGTCTGGAGCACGCGACGCGGCTACGAGACGATCTTGGACTGCATCCGCGGCTTGGCCTTTAACCGGTCTGCAGCGAAGTGGACCGAGCCGAGCCCGAGTCCCTTCCAGCACCGCTTTGCCGATGAAGGGATCACGTTTACCAATCATCGCGTTGCGATGTGGAGGATCGTGAACTTACCTCAGGCACTGGAGCGACTGTCCGGGCGCGGCGCAGGCGTGTTCAGTCTCGAGGTCGAAGATCCGAGGTTCCCCCAGGTGCATGGCGCATGGCGGGTCGAGTTTGACGCATCGGGCACCCACGTCCAACGCGCGAGCGGGGGCACGATCAAACTCAAGGTGGGGACGCTTTCCCAGGCGCTGATGGGGCAACCTTCGGTGACCGCGCTCATGGAGATGGGCATGATCGAGAGTCGTGACGCCGCGGAGTTCCAGGCCATGCAGAACTTGCTCACTCCGCAGTCGGTTTTCTGCTCTGAATTCTTCTAA
- a CDS encoding type II/IV secretion system protein, protein MKDYNQTNFGAAKRFRLILREQGMTREMGGAEMSIAVQLLDTTLMNALDLNASDIHFQPERNQLRFRFRQDGVLGENGMLPAEEAANVIVRLKLAAGMRIDETREPQDGRIDMEYDGRRLSARASCVPCLNGEKFVLRLLDPASMRVELPKLGMSESVIKGWTRAIGLPYGLILVTGPTGSGKTSTLYASINQLDCKKRNIVTVEDPIEYEFDHHIAQVQVTERMTFARVMRSFLRQDPDVMMVGEMRDPESLGIGIQAALTGHLVMSTLHTNNAIETVGRMLDMGAEPYLVSGVTVAILAQRLVRLNCAKCRQPYTPTEDEKDLLSIKDEDVARSTLMKGAGCAECRGSGFKGRLGVFELLLGTNDLRHAIAKNSTVQELTQVARQQGYRTMLEDGRDKVLTGWTTPEEVIKAVFSQTVSEN, encoded by the coding sequence ATGAAGGACTACAACCAGACGAACTTCGGAGCGGCAAAGCGGTTCCGTCTGATCTTGCGCGAGCAAGGGATGACTCGCGAGATGGGAGGCGCGGAGATGTCCATTGCGGTCCAGCTGTTGGATACGACGCTCATGAACGCGCTCGACCTGAACGCGAGCGACATCCACTTCCAGCCTGAGCGAAACCAGCTACGATTCCGATTCCGTCAGGACGGAGTTCTGGGCGAGAACGGAATGCTGCCCGCCGAAGAGGCGGCCAACGTGATCGTGCGACTGAAGCTTGCCGCGGGAATGCGAATCGACGAGACCCGCGAACCCCAAGACGGCCGCATCGACATGGAGTACGACGGACGACGGCTCTCCGCTCGTGCTTCGTGTGTGCCGTGTCTGAACGGCGAGAAGTTTGTACTCCGTCTGCTCGACCCCGCCAGCATGCGCGTGGAACTCCCAAAGCTAGGTATGTCCGAATCCGTCATCAAGGGCTGGACCCGAGCCATCGGACTTCCCTACGGCCTTATCCTGGTCACCGGCCCAACCGGTAGTGGTAAGACCTCGACGCTCTACGCTAGCATCAATCAGCTCGACTGCAAGAAGCGCAACATCGTCACCGTCGAAGATCCGATTGAGTACGAGTTTGATCACCACATTGCGCAAGTGCAGGTCACCGAGCGCATGACTTTCGCGCGGGTAATGCGCAGCTTCCTGCGTCAGGACCCGGACGTGATGATGGTCGGTGAAATGCGCGACCCCGAGTCGCTGGGAATCGGCATTCAAGCGGCCCTGACTGGCCACCTGGTCATGTCCACCCTCCACACGAACAATGCCATCGAGACCGTAGGACGCATGCTCGACATGGGTGCAGAGCCATATCTCGTCTCCGGCGTCACCGTAGCGATCCTTGCCCAGCGACTTGTCCGACTGAATTGCGCCAAGTGCCGTCAGCCGTACACCCCGACGGAGGATGAGAAGGACCTTCTTTCGATCAAGGACGAAGACGTCGCCCGTTCCACGCTTATGAAGGGTGCGGGGTGTGCCGAATGCCGTGGATCCGGATTCAAAGGGCGTCTCGGTGTCTTCGAACTCCTACTCGGGACCAACGATCTGCGTCACGCCATCGCAAAGAACTCGACTGTGCAAGAGCTCACGCAAGTCGCGCGTCAGCAGGGGTACCGAACCATGCTGGAAGATGGTAGGGACAAGGTGTTGACCGGCTGGACGACTCCCGAGGAAGTCATCAAAGCGGTGTTTTCACAAACCGTCAGCGAGAACTGA
- a CDS encoding EamA family transporter — MQHSRFSPPNGPLLVTVLAWAYNFTAVKFVYREIEPAAVALTRCIVVGLFLVGVCWSLKLSLKVPRELWARVILQGFLANGLYMVLFMDGMGRTTPAMGAVILATAPVLTATFSMLVRHEPFHSGVLVGGAIAFAGVFVAVQSHGGAMGGTLLGNAMILGAAIVWSCSILLMQRILGAMTPLQAVTCSTPGALLALVPYGLMATLKAPWSQVSAVGWGNYIHVALISGGLAFITYYKGTHMIGVVRATTYQFLVPPIAALMAWVALGQKPQLIFWLGLGLVVVGVAVVARAKGSLRPREVKPQT; from the coding sequence GTGCAACACAGCCGCTTTAGCCCGCCCAACGGTCCACTTCTGGTCACCGTTTTGGCGTGGGCGTACAATTTTACAGCGGTTAAGTTCGTTTATCGGGAGATCGAGCCGGCGGCGGTGGCGCTCACGCGCTGCATCGTCGTTGGCCTCTTTCTAGTCGGGGTGTGCTGGTCGCTCAAGTTGAGCCTCAAGGTTCCTCGGGAGCTTTGGGCACGGGTGATCCTTCAGGGATTCTTGGCGAACGGTCTGTACATGGTCCTTTTCATGGACGGCATGGGTCGGACAACTCCCGCGATGGGAGCGGTCATCTTGGCCACCGCGCCCGTGCTGACCGCGACGTTTTCGATGCTAGTCCGCCATGAGCCGTTTCACAGTGGAGTGCTGGTCGGCGGTGCGATCGCATTTGCCGGGGTTTTTGTCGCCGTTCAGAGTCACGGAGGCGCGATGGGGGGCACCCTTCTGGGTAACGCCATGATCCTCGGCGCGGCCATCGTGTGGAGTTGCTCGATCTTGCTTATGCAGCGGATACTCGGCGCGATGACCCCCTTGCAAGCCGTTACGTGCTCTACTCCAGGGGCGTTGCTGGCTTTGGTTCCATATGGGCTCATGGCGACTCTGAAAGCGCCGTGGTCGCAGGTGTCTGCCGTGGGTTGGGGGAACTACATCCATGTGGCGCTTATCTCCGGGGGGCTCGCGTTCATAACCTACTACAAGGGCACCCATATGATTGGTGTTGTGCGCGCCACGACGTACCAGTTTCTGGTACCTCCGATCGCGGCGCTCATGGCTTGGGTTGCCCTGGGCCAGAAGCCTCAACTCATCTTCTGGCTTGGCCTGGGATTGGTGGTCGTGGGCGTCGCCGTGGTGGCCCGAGCCAAGGGCTCATTGAGGCCCCGCGAGGTAAAACCACAGACATGA
- a CDS encoding Gfo/Idh/MocA family oxidoreductase, producing MMRVGIVGLGGMGGVHGSKYAHMQDVQLFGFDATPAKRTAFCDRTGATECVSFEDLVSKCDYLDVCLPTDLHLEYGLKAIAAGKAVLMEKPMALDLPGCLQLMNAAEKAGVPLMPAQVVRYFPDYAKGHAMVASGMVGRVGAARTRRGGKMPLGAGGWFRDTARSGGVLLDLAVHDLDWLRWTLGEPMHVTSRSIAIDAPWEGEWNGDYALTTIGFESGAVAYIEATWMDPAGFRTTFEVCGSEGMIEHDSKASWTLRTSTEGGVITEAPVVSGDDPYYRQARAFLEAVSGGTPLPVTAYDGAMAVSMARAAIESARTGRTMVPDRP from the coding sequence ATGATGCGCGTTGGGATCGTGGGTTTGGGTGGCATGGGCGGAGTGCACGGCAGCAAGTACGCTCACATGCAGGATGTCCAGCTCTTTGGGTTCGATGCTACCCCCGCCAAACGCACTGCCTTTTGCGACCGCACCGGTGCGACGGAGTGCGTGAGTTTCGAAGATCTTGTCTCCAAGTGCGACTATCTCGATGTCTGCTTGCCGACCGACCTGCACTTGGAATACGGGCTGAAAGCGATCGCTGCGGGAAAGGCGGTGCTTATGGAGAAGCCGATGGCTCTAGACCTGCCTGGCTGCCTGCAACTGATGAACGCGGCGGAGAAGGCGGGCGTCCCGCTGATGCCGGCGCAAGTCGTGCGCTACTTCCCGGATTATGCGAAGGGGCATGCGATGGTGGCGAGCGGCATGGTCGGGCGAGTCGGTGCCGCCAGAACGCGGCGAGGAGGGAAGATGCCGTTGGGCGCGGGCGGCTGGTTCCGTGATACGGCGCGGTCCGGCGGGGTGCTGCTCGATCTGGCAGTGCACGACCTCGATTGGTTGCGCTGGACGCTCGGTGAACCGATGCATGTGACCTCTCGTTCGATCGCTATCGACGCCCCTTGGGAGGGTGAGTGGAACGGCGATTACGCGCTCACGACGATTGGTTTCGAGAGCGGGGCCGTCGCCTACATCGAAGCGACATGGATGGACCCTGCCGGATTCCGAACCACGTTCGAAGTGTGCGGGTCGGAAGGGATGATTGAGCACGATTCGAAGGCGTCATGGACGCTTCGGACGAGCACCGAGGGCGGAGTCATCACCGAAGCTCCGGTGGTATCGGGCGATGACCCGTACTACCGCCAAGCTCGGGCATTCTTGGAAGCCGTCAGCGGTGGAACGCCGCTTCCGGTGACCGCCTATGATGGGGCAATGGCCGTTTCGATGGCCCGTGCGGCCATTGAGAGTGCGCGCACGGGCCGAACGATGGTTCCCGACCGACCTTAG
- the rplB gene encoding 50S ribosomal protein L2, whose product MPVKRHKPTSPGRRHAISSTYSEITKGKPEKSLTSALKKSGGRNHYGRITSFNKGGGNKRRYRIIDFKRQKDGMDANVIAIEYDPNRTCRIALVEYADTEKRYILAPKGVEVGTKIRSGEGADILPGHTLALKDIPLGTLVHNIELQPGRGGQMVRSAGAAAQVMAKEGSYVTLRLPSNEMRMVHNTCRATVGEVGNSEHENEQKGKAGKNRGLGRKPHVRGVVKSPRDHPHGGGEAKSPIGRKKGPVDRWGNKAIGRRTRKNKRTDRFIVRRRAK is encoded by the coding sequence ATGCCAGTCAAGCGTCATAAACCCACATCCCCGGGACGTCGTCACGCAATTAGCTCGACGTACTCGGAAATCACAAAGGGCAAACCGGAGAAGAGCCTTACTTCTGCGCTCAAGAAGAGCGGCGGACGCAACCACTATGGTCGCATCACGTCGTTTAACAAGGGCGGTGGTAACAAGCGCCGATATCGAATTATCGACTTCAAGCGCCAGAAGGACGGAATGGATGCGAACGTGATCGCCATTGAGTACGATCCAAACCGCACCTGCCGAATCGCCCTCGTCGAATACGCCGACACCGAAAAACGGTACATTCTTGCGCCGAAGGGCGTCGAAGTTGGCACCAAGATTCGCAGCGGCGAAGGCGCGGACATTCTGCCCGGCCACACGCTGGCCCTGAAGGACATCCCGCTGGGAACGCTCGTGCACAACATCGAGCTGCAGCCCGGTCGCGGTGGCCAGATGGTCCGCAGCGCCGGTGCCGCCGCACAGGTCATGGCCAAGGAAGGTAGCTACGTGACCCTCCGACTGCCCAGCAACGAAATGCGCATGGTGCACAACACCTGCCGCGCCACCGTCGGTGAAGTCGGCAACTCGGAGCACGAGAACGAGCAGAAGGGTAAAGCGGGTAAAAACCGCGGCCTGGGTCGCAAGCCGCACGTCCGCGGTGTCGTTAAGTCGCCACGGGATCACCCCCACGGTGGTGGTGAAGCCAAGTCGCCGATCGGCCGCAAGAAGGGCCCGGTCGACCGATGGGGCAACAAGGCGATTGGTCGCCGAACTCGAAAGAACAAGCGAACCGACCGGTTCATCGTTCGACGACGCGCCAAGTAA
- a CDS encoding 50S ribosomal protein L23 — protein sequence MTRSPHVIIIRPHISERTVSLSYGDPNKPAEEVQRKYTFEVLKDANKVEIKRAIEAIYNAGKSKKDAAIVVEKVHTITVRGKRKRVNSRTPGKTPDWKKAIITLAKGQMLEDYGV from the coding sequence ATGACACGAAGTCCACACGTGATCATTATTCGCCCGCACATCTCGGAACGCACGGTCTCTCTGAGCTACGGAGATCCAAACAAGCCCGCCGAGGAAGTGCAGCGAAAATATACGTTTGAGGTTTTGAAGGACGCTAACAAGGTGGAAATCAAGCGTGCCATCGAAGCCATCTACAACGCTGGCAAAAGCAAGAAGGACGCCGCGATCGTGGTCGAGAAGGTACATACCATCACCGTCCGCGGTAAGCGCAAGCGCGTGAACTCGCGCACACCGGGCAAGACCCCGGATTGGAAGAAGGCGATCATTACACTTGCAAAGGGCCAGATGCTCGAGGATTACGGAGTCTAA
- the rplD gene encoding 50S ribosomal protein L4, whose protein sequence is MATLEVKDLKGKAVGKVSLPKIIVEAEPAMSVLHRAVVSEEANSRQGTQKTKTRSEVRGGGRKPYKQKKTGNARQGTIRAPHYAHGGMALAITPRDYSKKMNKKERRAAILGAFNAQVAAGNVLVAEKILFTEAKTKSATELLKSVGAESTRRVLVILPAYDDLTYRSFRNLPGVEVRTAPVKTVVAEPEADSEEAPKAKAKKKVEAAPAKSVAFSTRDLLVAHKIVIAQDALKAMEEVWA, encoded by the coding sequence ATGGCAACGCTCGAAGTCAAGGATTTGAAGGGCAAGGCCGTCGGTAAGGTCAGCCTGCCAAAGATTATCGTCGAAGCCGAACCTGCCATGTCGGTGCTTCACCGAGCGGTTGTCTCGGAAGAGGCCAACAGCCGCCAAGGTACGCAAAAGACCAAGACCCGCAGCGAAGTTCGCGGCGGCGGTCGCAAGCCGTACAAGCAGAAGAAGACCGGTAACGCACGTCAGGGCACGATTCGCGCCCCGCACTATGCCCACGGTGGTATGGCGCTCGCAATCACCCCACGCGATTACAGCAAGAAGATGAACAAAAAGGAGCGCCGCGCGGCGATCCTGGGAGCCTTCAACGCGCAGGTCGCGGCTGGTAACGTGCTGGTGGCTGAGAAGATCCTCTTCACCGAAGCAAAGACCAAGTCGGCGACCGAACTGCTCAAGTCGGTCGGTGCTGAGTCCACGCGACGTGTCCTGGTGATCCTCCCCGCTTACGACGACTTAACGTATCGAAGCTTCCGAAACCTTCCGGGCGTCGAAGTTCGCACTGCTCCGGTGAAAACCGTGGTGGCCGAGCCCGAGGCAGACAGCGAAGAGGCGCCTAAGGCAAAGGCCAAGAAGAAGGTCGAAGCCGCCCCGGCAAAGTCGGTTGCTTTCTCGACGCGTGACCTGCTGGTCGCGCACAAGATCGTCATCGCGCAAGACGCGCTGAAGGCGATGGAGGAGGTCTGGGCATGA
- the rplC gene encoding 50S ribosomal protein L3, whose amino-acid sequence MLPGILGTKIGMTNIFDEEGRAIPVTVIQCGPVFVTQLKTVDKDGYAAVQVGYGDQSDKHLTFPKFGHLKKSGVGKNLRHLREFRVEKTDAFELGQSIGVEVLDEGQNITVTGISKGRGFQGGVKRYGFKGQHMTHGYMTHRRPLSSGATGPQRVFKGTRKPGRMGGDTVTQKGLKIVKIDAERGLVLVDGSVPGPNGGLVTLNKVVK is encoded by the coding sequence ATGCTCCCGGGAATACTCGGAACAAAAATTGGCATGACGAACATCTTCGATGAAGAGGGCCGAGCGATCCCGGTAACGGTGATCCAGTGCGGTCCAGTGTTCGTCACGCAACTCAAAACAGTGGACAAGGACGGCTATGCAGCAGTCCAAGTCGGCTACGGCGATCAGAGCGATAAGCATCTGACGTTCCCCAAATTTGGTCACCTGAAGAAGTCAGGCGTTGGTAAGAACCTTCGCCATCTGCGCGAGTTTCGCGTCGAGAAGACCGATGCGTTCGAGCTGGGTCAGTCGATTGGTGTGGAGGTCCTCGACGAGGGCCAGAACATCACCGTGACCGGCATCAGCAAGGGCCGCGGTTTCCAAGGCGGCGTCAAGCGCTATGGATTTAAGGGCCAGCACATGACCCACGGTTACATGACCCACCGCCGACCGCTCTCGAGCGGTGCAACCGGTCCGCAGCGTGTCTTCAAGGGCACCCGCAAGCCCGGTCGCATGGGCGGCGACACGGTCACCCAGAAGGGTCTGAAGATCGTCAAGATCGACGCAGAGCGCGGACTCGTGCTTGTTGACGGCAGCGTGCCAGGACCGAACGGTGGTCTCGTGACCCTGAACAAGGTGGTGAAATAA
- a CDS encoding M42 family metallopeptidase → MRAESLTFFKEIVNTPSPSGYEERAAEVYRNYCKGFADELRTDVHGNVMAILNPQAEMKIMLAGHMDEIGFIVHYISDEGMLYFSTIGGHDATIIVGQRVWVHGKERITGVLGRKAIHLLDDEERKKKPEIKDLWIDIGASNREEAEAIVSLGDVATYQWEFQHVLGDRAVARGFDNKMGSFIVAEALRLLKEDGGLDPGVGVYAVATVQEEIGLRGARTSSYAIAPQSGLAVDVNHATDSPTLTKTRYGQLDVGKGPSVMRGANANPIVFDMIREGAAAEKIPYQVDVAPGGTGTDGNAMQLNRDGMAVGILGVALRYMHTPCELLSITDVEDCARLMAAYCRRVRPDTDFTPRLR, encoded by the coding sequence ATGCGTGCAGAATCGCTGACATTTTTCAAGGAGATCGTCAATACTCCCTCCCCCTCCGGCTACGAGGAGCGGGCTGCCGAGGTCTATCGGAACTACTGCAAGGGCTTCGCCGACGAACTCCGCACCGACGTGCATGGCAATGTGATGGCCATCCTCAACCCGCAGGCTGAGATGAAAATCATGCTTGCAGGGCACATGGATGAGATCGGGTTCATCGTCCACTACATCAGCGACGAGGGCATGCTTTACTTCAGCACGATCGGCGGCCACGACGCCACGATTATCGTCGGTCAGCGTGTCTGGGTCCACGGCAAAGAGCGCATCACCGGAGTTCTTGGGCGAAAAGCGATCCACCTCCTAGACGACGAAGAGCGCAAGAAGAAGCCGGAGATCAAGGATTTATGGATCGACATCGGCGCGAGTAACCGCGAAGAGGCGGAGGCGATCGTATCGCTTGGAGATGTGGCCACCTACCAGTGGGAGTTCCAGCATGTGCTGGGAGATCGCGCCGTCGCCCGGGGTTTTGACAACAAAATGGGTTCGTTCATCGTCGCCGAGGCGCTGCGCCTGCTCAAAGAAGACGGCGGCCTCGATCCGGGTGTCGGCGTGTACGCCGTCGCGACCGTCCAAGAAGAAATCGGTCTCCGCGGGGCGCGGACTTCCAGTTACGCCATCGCTCCCCAAAGCGGCCTTGCGGTCGACGTCAACCACGCGACAGACTCGCCAACGCTCACCAAAACGCGTTATGGTCAACTGGACGTCGGTAAAGGTCCGAGCGTCATGCGCGGCGCGAATGCCAACCCGATCGTCTTCGACATGATCCGCGAGGGTGCCGCGGCCGAGAAGATTCCCTACCAGGTGGATGTGGCCCCCGGCGGGACAGGAACGGACGGCAACGCCATGCAGCTTAACCGCGACGGGATGGCCGTCGGCATTCTTGGCGTCGCGCTGCGGTACATGCACACGCCGTGCGAACTGCTTTCCATCACCGATGTGGAGGACTGTGCCCGACTCATGGCGGCGTACTGTCGACGCGTTCGCCCCGATACCGATTTCACTCCACGCCTCCGTTAA